In a genomic window of Bacteroidetes bacterium SB0662_bin_6:
- a CDS encoding WD40 repeat domain-containing protein: protein MMYPPFRICGFQSIRAGCLRAGQHKHDTVLPASRIGRHVLVGLLLAVAPFVHGRSFGQPVRGWPITTSVGHKHWVHSAVFSPDSSMVASGSRDGTVRLWDVATGSTTATLSGHTHEVRSVAFSPDGGIVASASDDGTVRLWDVATESTTATLGHTSGVLSVAFSPDGGVVASGSYDGIVRLWDVATESITAMLPGHRSWVTSVVFTRDGDILASGSTDFTVRLWDVAAESTTVRLVGHTHSVSSVAFSPDSSIVATASYDFTIRLWDVATGSNTTTLVGHRDRVNSVAFSPDSSIVASASDDGTVRLWDVTTGSSTTLPGHTDRVRSVAFSPDGSIVVSASYDRTVRLWDVISGNLTSTFGPGIIPLSVAYSPDGSMLASGTDDHTVRLWDAATGANTATLSGHTSGVSSVAFSPDSSAVASASYDGTVRLWDLATDSTTATLVGHTGDVLSVAFSRDGGVLASASGDHTVRLWDVATGSSTILSGHTFWVSSVAFSPDGSIVASGSYDGTVRLWDVATGSSTKLSGHTGNVNSVAFSPDSSTVASASDDGTVRLWDVATGSSTTLT from the coding sequence ATGATGTACCCTCCATTTCGTATTTGCGGGTTCCAATCGATTCGCGCAGGCTGCCTTCGCGCCGGACAGCATAAGCATGATACGGTGCTTCCTGCTTCCAGGATAGGCAGGCATGTGCTTGTGGGTCTTTTGTTAGCGGTTGCACCATTTGTACACGGAAGGAGCTTTGGGCAACCGGTAAGAGGCTGGCCGATTACTACCAGTGTCGGGCATAAGCATTGGGTTCATTCGGCGGTCTTTTCGCCCGATAGCAGTATGGTGGCATCCGGGTCCCGTGACGGGACCGTCAGACTGTGGGATGTGGCTACGGGATCCACCACCGCAACGCTCTCGGGGCATACTCACGAAGTTCGTTCGGTAGCCTTTTCGCCCGATGGCGGTATCGTGGCGTCCGCGTCCGATGACGGGACCGTCAGGCTGTGGGATGTGGCTACGGAGTCCACCACCGCAACATTGGGGCATACGTCCGGGGTCCTTTCCGTAGCCTTTTCGCCCGATGGCGGTGTCGTGGCCTCCGGGTCCTATGACGGGATCGTCAGGCTGTGGGATGTGGCTACGGAATCCATCACCGCAATGCTCCCGGGGCATAGGTCCTGGGTTACTTCGGTGGTTTTTACGCGCGATGGCGATATCCTGGCATCCGGGTCCACCGACTTTACTGTCAGGCTGTGGGATGTAGCTGCGGAATCCACTACCGTAAGGCTCGTGGGACATACGCACTCGGTCAGTTCGGTAGCCTTTTCGCCCGATAGCAGTATCGTGGCGACTGCGTCCTATGACTTTACCATCAGGCTGTGGGATGTAGCTACGGGATCTAACACCACAACGCTCGTGGGGCATAGGGATCGGGTCAATTCGGTAGCCTTTTCGCCGGATAGCAGTATCGTGGCGTCCGCATCCGATGACGGGACCGTCAGGCTGTGGGATGTGACTACGGGATCCTCCACAACGCTTCCGGGGCATACGGATCGGGTCCGTTCGGTGGCCTTTTCGCCCGATGGCAGTATCGTGGTATCCGCGTCCTATGACAGAACCGTCAGGTTGTGGGATGTGATTTCAGGAAATCTTACCTCTACGTTCGGACCCGGAATCATCCCCTTATCGGTCGCTTATTCACCGGATGGAAGTATGCTGGCTTCGGGAACCGATGATCATACCGTCAGGCTGTGGGATGCGGCTACGGGGGCCAACACCGCAACGCTCTCGGGGCATACGTCCGGGGTCAGTTCGGTAGCCTTTTCGCCCGATAGCAGTGCCGTGGCGTCTGCGTCCTATGACGGAACTGTCAGGCTGTGGGATCTGGCTACCGATTCTACCACCGCAACGCTTGTGGGACACACTGGGGATGTCCTTTCAGTAGCCTTTTCGCGCGATGGCGGTGTTCTGGCATCCGCGTCCGGTGATCATACTGTCAGGTTGTGGGATGTGGCGACGGGATCCTCCACAATACTATCGGGACATACATTTTGGGTCAGTTCGGTAGCCTTTTCGCCCGATGGCAGCATCGTGGCATCCGGATCCTATGACGGAACCGTGAGGCTGTGGGATGTGGCTACGGGATCCTCCACAAAGCTCTCGGGGCATACCGGGAACGTCAATTCGGTGGCTTTTTCGCCCGATAGCAGTACCGTGGCGTCCGCGTCCGATGACGGAACCGTGAGGCTGTGGGATGTGGCTACGGGATCCTCCACCACGCTCAC
- a CDS encoding glycosyltransferase family 1 protein, whose product MKIALLGFGTRGDVQPYVALGKALKARGHDILLGAPDNFNDWVEEHGLKFHGLGIDMEAFLQSPEIRRVMAGNWFALAKIWRQTIHPMVLNLLENTWEAGKDADVIVYHPKVVGATDVSEATGARLVCAAPIPLFPTGEFPLLMPKRNFGARLNRFTYNGYYLARPPYLKIINRWRSESLGLGKGPALAPLGGHKGGMATRICAVSPSVIPRPDDWGENMHMTGYWFLDEGHGWSPNPALADFLNAGDPPVYIGFGSMTTQRPGHLARQIVEGVRRAGVRALLATGWGGLEELDVPGTVHVIEGAPHDALFRHVSAVVHHGGAGTTAAGLRAGRPTLVCPLSVDQPFWGHRVWALGCGPEPQRLKRLTADSFARGLEGLVQTDSYRTRAADIARSIANEDGIGRAIEIITGG is encoded by the coding sequence ATGAAAATCGCTCTTCTCGGTTTCGGTACCCGCGGGGATGTGCAGCCGTACGTCGCCCTCGGCAAGGCGCTGAAGGCGCGCGGTCACGACATCCTGCTGGGCGCTCCCGACAATTTCAATGACTGGGTTGAAGAGCACGGGCTGAAGTTTCACGGTCTCGGAATCGACATGGAGGCATTCCTCCAGTCTCCTGAGATCCGCCGCGTCATGGCCGGGAATTGGTTCGCGCTCGCCAAAATCTGGCGGCAGACGATTCACCCTATGGTGTTGAACCTCCTGGAGAATACCTGGGAAGCCGGAAAGGACGCAGATGTGATCGTCTACCACCCCAAAGTCGTCGGCGCCACAGATGTCTCGGAAGCCACCGGTGCGCGCCTCGTGTGCGCCGCCCCGATCCCGCTTTTCCCGACCGGAGAATTCCCGCTTCTCATGCCAAAGCGGAATTTCGGCGCCCGGCTTAACCGCTTCACCTACAACGGGTATTACCTGGCCCGACCCCCGTATCTGAAAATCATCAACCGCTGGCGCTCGGAGTCTCTGGGACTCGGCAAAGGACCGGCGCTCGCTCCCCTTGGGGGCCACAAGGGCGGCATGGCGACACGGATATGCGCCGTTTCCCCGTCCGTCATACCCCGCCCGGACGATTGGGGCGAGAACATGCACATGACCGGATACTGGTTTCTCGACGAGGGGCATGGCTGGAGCCCGAACCCCGCCCTCGCCGATTTCCTCAATGCCGGTGATCCGCCCGTGTATATCGGCTTCGGATCCATGACCACGCAGCGCCCCGGCCATCTCGCGCGACAGATCGTCGAGGGAGTGCGGCGCGCCGGCGTGCGCGCCCTTCTGGCCACAGGCTGGGGCGGCCTGGAGGAGCTCGATGTCCCCGGGACGGTGCATGTGATCGAGGGAGCGCCGCACGACGCCTTGTTCCGGCACGTCAGCGCAGTCGTCCACCATGGCGGAGCCGGCACGACAGCCGCCGGTCTGCGCGCCGGACGGCCGACTCTGGTGTGTCCCTTGTCCGTCGATCAACCTTTCTGGGGGCACCGTGTGTGGGCGTTAGGCTGCGGCCCTGAACCGCAGCGACTCAAGCGCCTGACCGCCGATTCCTTCGCGCGC